In Humulus lupulus chromosome 7, drHumLupu1.1, whole genome shotgun sequence, the following are encoded in one genomic region:
- the LOC133790997 gene encoding uncharacterized protein LOC133790997 translates to MASNRDDSLQSISVRLDGKNYSYWNYVMKKNLKGKKMWGYVSGTLVKPTNDKADYATLLENWEVDNSKIITWINNSVEHSIGTQLAKYETAKEVWDHLARLYTQSNFAKQYQLESDIRALEQKDMSIQEFYSVMTDLWDQLALTESAELRAFAPYIARREEQRLVQFLMALRDDFEGLRGSILHRSPLPSVDSVVSELLADEIRLKSQAGKGILPAPSPSVLVVPPRHFTHHENKPHTKVGVDECSFCKQKGHWKAQCPKLVNRAPQQQRHQLRPPQFGNQPPHYGSQPQFGNHSQPRPYRPPQFNAAATVPPSDSYDFGASSSNPALAALSEQFQKFLTMQPHAMSASSSVGQPPTSSSGSAVSEADWDRP, encoded by the exons ATGGCAAGTAATAGAGATGATTCCCTTCAATCCATTAGTGTGAGGTTAGATGGAAAGAATTATTCTTATTGGAACTATGTgatgaaaaaaaatttgaaagggaAAAAGATGTGGGGTTATGTTTCTGGAACTTTGGTTAAACCAACAAATGACAAAGCGGATTATGCAACTTTGCTAGAAAATTgggaagtggataattcaaaaattattacTTGGATAAACAACTCTGTAGAACACTCCATAGGTACCCAACTAGCCAAGTATGAAACAGCGAAGGAAGTTTGGGACCATCTTGCAAGGCTGTATACTCAGTCTAACTTTGCAAAACAATATCAATTAGAATCAGATATTAGAGCTCTTGAACAGAAAGATATGAGTATTCAAGAGTTCTATTCAGTTATGACAGATCTATGGGATCAGTTGGCCCTTACTGAATCTGCAGAATTACGAGCTTTTGCACCATATATTGCTCGTAGGGAGGAACAACGATTGGTTCAGTTTTTGATGGCACTTCGTGATGACTTTGAGGGACTCCGTGGCTCTATTTTGCATCGTTCTCCACTTCCTTCGGTTGATTCAGTAGTTAGTGAATTGTTGGCAGATGAAATTCGTCTTAAGTCTCAAGCAGGAAAAGGCATCCTCCCAGCACCCAGTCCCTCTGTTTTGGTAGTTCCTCCTCGACACTTTACTCACCATGAGAATAAACCTCACACAAAGGTTGGAGTTGATGAATGCAGCTTTTGCAAACAAAAAGGTCACTGGAAGGCTCAGTGTCCTAAATTAGTAAATCGTGCACCTCAGCAACAAAGACATCAACTCAGACCTCCTCAATTCGGTAATCAACCGCCTCATTATGGTAGCCAACCACAGTTTGGCAACCACTCACAACCTCGACCATACCGTCCTCCGCAATTTAATGCTGCTGCTACTGTACCTCCATCTGACTCGTATGATTTTGGGGCCTCATCTTCCAATCCTGCTCTTGCTGCCCTCTCAGAACAGTTTCAGAAGTTTCTTACCATGCAGCCACATGCCATGTCCGCCTCTTCTTCGGTAGGTCAGCCCCCTACTAGCTCTTCAG GATCCGCAGTCTCAGAAGCTGATTGGGACCGGCCGTAG
- the LOC133790998 gene encoding putative F-box protein At3g24700: MEMSFFCHLPKEVAEEIMLWVPADSLVRLKLVNKSWYSFISCLINDPAFVVKHLNITKNMSPSTSLVFNNPCSHVDHDGRDCYAKTFSLLTIFNGDVGKNNDHIVSVTEDLNVPCLRNESCRWDQWAWAYHCDGIICLVKLYGTIMLCNPALQESRVLPQSNKAIVGVAPFGMGFGYDSRTDDYKFVAIWSVPSRTAKAEVYTLRTDSWREINMPQELCKYYTQGYPYLDGLSWRGDCYWLLRNFVDGDATLRFNMCDEEFHITPLPNLQNSTAAASSYWLELFVWNDSVALLVSTEGNASFEYQFFVMDSGAKGACSWTKHLLIGPVIPGVVVKLSSWKNDEFLIHVVEDIDESKDGQLISYNFHTKKIRDIVVRDVDRLWHWACFYVKSLISVKRR, encoded by the coding sequence ATGGAGATGAGCTTCTTCTGCCATTTACCAAAAGAGGTGGCGGAGGAAATTATGTTGTGGGTGCCTGCGGATTCTCTGGTACGACTCAAGCTCGTCAACAAGTCATGGTACTCCTTCATCTCTTGTCTCATCAACGACCCTGCATTTGTTGTCAAACACCTCAACATTACCAAAAACATGTCGCCCTCCACCTCTTTAGTTTTCAATAACCCTTGTTCTCATGTCGACCACGACGGAAGAGACTGCTATGCAAAGACATTCTCACTTCTCACCATATTCAATGGCGATGTTGGTAAAAACAATGATCATATTGTCTCTGTCACTGAAGACCTTAATGTTCCATGTCTTCGGAATGAAAGCTGTAGGTGGGATCAGTGGGCTTGGGCATATCATTGTGATGGGATCATTTGCTTAGTTAAACTCTATGGGACCATAATGTTGTGCAACCCTGCATTGCAAGAGTCCAGGGTTCTCCCTCAATCAAACAAGGCTATAGTTGGTGTGGCTCCTTTTGGAATGGGATTTGGTTATGATTCTAGAACTGATGATTATAAGTTTGTAGCCATTTGGTCTGTTCCTAGTCGCACTGCCAAAGCTGAGGTATACACTCTGAGAACCGATTCTTGGAGAgaaatcaacatgcctcaagagtTATGTAAATACTATACACAAGGGTATCCGTATCTAGATGGACTATCTTGGCGTGGAGATTGTTATTGGTTGCTGAGAAATTTCGTGGATGGTGATGCAACCCTTCGTTTTAATATGTGTGATGAAGAGTTTCATATCACACCATTGCCAAATCTTCAAAATAGCACTGCTGCTGCTTCCTCATATTGGTTGGAGCTTTTTGTGTGGAATGACTCAGTTGCTTTATTGGTGTCCACTGAAGGAAATGCATCCTTTGAATATCAGTTCTTTGTGATGGATAGTGGTGCTAAAggtgcttgttcttggaccaaaCATTTGCTTATTGGACCAGTAATACCAGGTGTTGTAGTAAAGTTATCATCGTGGaaaaatgatgagtttctcatacACGTTGTGGAAGATATAGATGAATCAAAAGATGGACAGTTGATATCATACAACTTTCATACTAAGAAGATCAGAGATATTGTTGTTCGTGATGTAGATAGATTGTGGCATTGGGCTTGTTTCTATGTAAAGAGTCTTATTTCTGTCAAAAGGAGGTAA